Proteins found in one Aspergillus chevalieri M1 DNA, chromosome 2, nearly complete sequence genomic segment:
- a CDS encoding uncharacterized protein (COG:G;~EggNog:ENOG410PJKR;~InterPro:IPR020846,IPR011701,IPR036259;~PFAM:PF07690;~TransMembrane:12 (i55-84o96-116i128-146o152-172i184-204o216-236i257-279o299-318i325-346o352-375i387-409o415-438i);~go_function: GO:0022857 - transmembrane transporter activity [Evidence IEA];~go_process: GO:0055085 - transmembrane transport [Evidence IEA]): protein MATGMRSDEGLIAQSSFQNDGPVSRTPGSGLDQRLEYDDSENVASQEDVPPDGGYGWVCTLCVFLINAHTWGVNSAWAVFLAHYLSNSTFPEATELQYALIGGLSISQALLVSPIVSLSNRKLETRPTLLIGSILVFASLLGASFSTKIWHLFLSQGLCFGYGMGFLYITATSILPKWFSRRRSLVLGMATSGAGIGGLAYNLGAGAGVESVGLPWTYRILAFCSLAMNLLCSALLKDRKSPTPARSEGKAFDFREYARIQVILVVSWGFLTELGYITLLYSLPNYAISIGLSARQGSIIGAMLNLGLGVGRPLVGYYSDVLGRINMASVMTCICGILCLALWVPAKTFPVLIVFALLSGSVTGTFWSCFAPVTAEIVGMQRMPATLGMICFSLVLPTTFAEPIALQIVGSFGYLSSQVFVGCMFLGGAVCTFALRAWKIYEIEMKARSEMELELVEGADFWLTPRRLFTTRRV from the exons ATGGCTACCGGTATGCGGAGCGATGAGGGCCTTATCGCACAGAGCTCGTTTCAGAATGACGGTCCGGTCTCGAGGACTCCGGGCTCTGGGCTGGATCAGCGATTGGAATACGATGATTCAGAGAATGTTGCGAGTCAGGAGGATGTTCCGCCTGATGGGGGGTATGGATGGGTGTGTACTCTGTGTGTTTTTCTGATCAATGCGCATACTTGGGGTGTTAATAGT GCATGGGCTGTCTTCCTCGCACACTATCTCTCCAATTCGACATTCCCCGAAGCCACGGAACTACAATACGCCTTGATCGGCGGCCTATCTATATCTCAGGCCCTCCTGGTCTCCCCCATCGTCTCACTATCCAACCGGAAACTAGAAACCAGGCCTACGCTTCTCATCGGATCAATTCTCGTGTTCGCTTCACTACTCGGGGCATCCTTTTCAACTAAAATATGGCACCTATTCCTAAGCCAGGGACTATGTTTCGGATATGGGATGGGATTCTTGTACATCACAGCTACATCCATCCTCCCAAAGTGGTTCTCCAGAAGACGCAGCCTCGTCCTTGGCATGGCCACATCCGGCGCCGGCATAGGCGGGTTAGCGTATAACCTAGGCGCCGGCGCAGGCGTTGAAAGCGTGGGTTTACCATGGACATACCGAATCCTAGCATTCTGCTCCCTCGCAATGAACCTACTCTGTTCCGCCCTCCTCAAAGACCGCAAAAGCCCAACCCCAGCCCGGTCAGAAGGCAAAGCCTTCGACTTCCGCGAATACGCCCGCATCCAAGTCATCCTAGTCGTCTCCTGGGGCTTCCTCACAGAACTCGGCTACATCACGCTCCTCTACTCGCTTCCCAACTACGCCATCTCCATCGGCCTCTCTGCCCGCCAGGGCTCCATCATCGGCGCAATGCTGAACCTCGGTCTCGGCGTCGGCAGACCCCTGGTTGGCTACTATTCCGACGTGCTCGGCCGTATAAACATGGCCTCAGTAATGACTTGCATCTGCGGCATCCTCTGCCTGGCCCTCTGGGTCCCAGCAAAAACCTTCCCGGTGCTCATCGTCTTCGCGCTTCTCAGTGGCTCCGTCACGGGGACGTTCTGGTCGTGCTTTGCGCCTGTTACCGCGGAGATTGTGGGAATGCAGAGGATGCCAGCGACGCTGGGGATGATTTGTTTCTCGTTGGTGTTGCCGACGACGTTTGCGGAGCCGATTGCGTTGCAGATTGTGGGGAGTTTTGGGTACTTGAGTTCGCAGGTTTTCGTAGGGTGTATGTTTCTGGGGGGTGCGGTTTGTACGTTTGCGTTGAGGGCGTGGAAGATTTATGAGATTGAGATGAAGGCTAGGAGTGAGATGGAGTTGGAGCTGGTGGAGGGGGCGGATTTTTGGCTTACACCTAGGAGGTTGTTTACGACGAGGAGGGTCTGA